Within the Paramormyrops kingsleyae isolate MSU_618 chromosome 2, PKINGS_0.4, whole genome shotgun sequence genome, the region AGCACCAAGCTCTTCAACAGTTTGGGAAACATTGcctatatgacaataaaattaatATGCAGCATACACTATAAACAATAAGAAGTGAGACTccatacataataaaaaaaaggttGTTCTTACTGTCAGTATCCAGTGGCCAGGTTCATGTACTGCTCCCAGTATTACGTTAAAGTTCCCTGGGTTGCACTAAAAGGTAATTTCAAATAAAGGATTAGAAGGTAACACCACACCTCAGAGCATACCACTATGAGAAAAAAATCACTATCATAAGACCAGTTTTTGTCTGGGTTCATTTCTCTTGTAATACAACTTGTGCTCTAGAAATTATTCAAAATCAAAGGGACAAATGAATGTTTTGTGTTAGAGCAGTGCCAccacaatgacaaataaaaaaaaacatgtaacaaacaaaaacacttgcCTTGgcgcaaaagaaaaaaagcagccAGAGAAAAAATGACTCAGTTCAACCAAAATTACATACACACTAAACTCAGTTAATGTTGCAAAATCACCACTTCCAAATTGTTGTTAAACAGACAGACTAATCAtaattattacaaaataaatcattattttttttattaaaaatatgtatacatacgCATACCATACCAAGAATGCCTCGATCTTTCATTTTGCACCACTATACCAGATATCTATAGCTATGACTGTGATGGTTGTTTTGTAGTTTTATCGTTTGTAGTTTTGTTATACAATGTATGCACTTTGGAGTTGCAACTCTTCCAATATATGTAGGCAATATAGTTGTAGTTCTTATGTTCCCTTCACACTTCTATCTATGCTcgaagtcgctttggataataCTGTCAgtcaaatgaataaatgtaatgtaaatataataCCTAGACGAGGACTAGTACCAGCACCATACCCTCTTCTTATGATAAAATTAATAACATTTAGAAAGTAGGAACAAAATAGGACATTCATATACCAAGTCAGTCACCGTATGTGGCTTCACACTGGTGGTGATGGTACACTGTCACAGCATCACTTTTCATTACCTTTAACCTTGACGTCTTCTTCTGCCAAATGCTAGTCATTTCATAGGAATCAATGAAAAGGGCCTGGTTGTCTTCATTTCTCTGATTGTGATGCTGCACCAAACGCAGCAGGTAGGCATTTATCACCTGAGAaccaaaatattaattttcatacATCTGCCAgtatatatagaatatacatacacacacatataaagtgctatagaaaaaaaaacatatcccAACACACCTCACTCTCAAGTTCCTGATCAGGAGCTGTTCTTGTGATGTCCCAGTAAAAAATTTTGTAAGGCCCAATTCTTGAAAGCAGTACATGGACATTTTTCCCTTCCCAGGCCTCGTTCACacctgtaaaacaaaacaaaattagaaATCTAACTAAAAATCTTCTCTTAGTGTAGTTTCTAACAATATACATTCTACAGCACATTCAACACTGCCCCACCCTCTCCATCTGACTGTTATCCAATCTGTAGCACAAAGGCACAGAGcactttgtatttttatttattattgtttaactgtttttaaccttaattatttatgtaatcttattgctattattgtcattgtaatgcTACTGTTATTGTTGTGTAAAGGTAGATTGGCAAAGAATTTCATTGCATGGTTGTGaaccattttcttttttactgtGCATATGACAAACTACTTGAATATTGAATCTTTATAATGATTTGAgtgatatttttaatataaatggcATTCTGCAGAATATAAAAGTAGTTCACATTTGTATATGAATATTATGACTGAGTACATACAAGACAGCAGTGAGACGGCTGGTGGAGAGGTAGATACAGTGGCTGATGCCAGCAGAGGAGTGGTGGACACAGCTGTTGGTAGAGATGAGGATGGATATGCAGAGGTAGTTGGAGTAGGTGGAGAAGACGATTCTGCTGCAGAAGAGGTAGCTGGAGTAGGAGGAGAAGCTGGTTTTGCTGCAGGAGAGGTAGCTGGAGTAGGAGGAGAAGCTGGTTTTGCTGCAGAAGAGGTAGCTGGAGTAGGAGGAGAAGCTGGTTTTGCTGCAGGAGAGTTAGTTGGAGTAGGGGGTGAAGGTGGTTTTGCTGCAGGAGAGGTAGTTGGAGTAGGTGGTGAAGGTGGTTCTGCTGCAGGGGAGGTAGTTTGAGTAGGGGGTGAAGGTGGTTTTGCTGAAGGGGAGGTGGGCACTCTGGCTTTAGCCTTCTCTTTTAATTTGCTGGGAATTCTAGGGACCTCTTCAGTGTGCAGCTTTAAGTGGTCAATGTTAACCCTTAAGGTGGCTTTCCCAAAACCATCTACAAGGTCAACACTTTTCCCCTCTATTCTTGTCACTGTGAAAGGCCCCAAGAACTCGGGCTCCAATTTTCCTCCCTTCCGTTGCTGACTGCGAACATTCTTCCTCCACACCATGTCACCAACCTGAAGCCTTTGGCCAAATGTCTTTGATCGCAGGTGCCTTCTGGTCTTCTCCTGCACCCTTTCAACATTGTCCTGTACTATTTTGAGGAGTTTTTCCTGCCTCTCAATGTCAAAGGTGACCTCCTCTTCTAAATATTTGTCCTCAATGGAGTGATCAATCTGTAGAAAATTAAATAACGTTTTTAAGATATTATTTAACTTGTCTTCAGTAGTCAAAGAATATATgcattaacatttatattaaaaacctgTCTAACCTGATACTGTTCAGGCACTTCAAATGGGTAGCGTGCTTCTCTACCAAACATCAGGAAATATGGTGAGAAGCGTGTTGTCAGTTGCTTTTTGGTGCGAAGACCAAACATCACTGCATCTAGATATCTGTCCCAGGTGTTGGGCTTATCGTCCACCAGCTTGGCAAGAGCCCTACAAATGAAATAGATACATCCATAACTTTTTGGTTTGAATTCCATATTCTCCATAGGATTGTAACAGTTACATTGTTTTTGCAGTCACCCTTATACAGTGATCTGAATAAAACTTTAATAAACAAAGAAATCAATGGGGGAGCTTCCCAAACACAAACAAGAATATAATGTTAGATATGAAGGCTCAGTGAATACATGGAAGGTACAATGAGTGAGTAAGCTGGTTTGGCTTATGTAGTGGTGTGTGAAGACTGGAAACAGGGGACTGGAATCAGGCCAACAATCAAAAGCCCAGTGAAACAAGTGTAAGTGTAAGACTAGAAAAGTAATGGTGAAAAGATGTAATCATATTTTACCTCTGTATGGTACCATTACACCTCTCAACCAGCCCATTTGTTTGGGGGTGGTATGGGGCACAAAGGCTCCTCTTGATTCCCAAGGCTTGGCATACCTCTGTGTTTATCTACAGGGAATGTAAGAAAACCTCTTTCTCATTTGTGCCTGAATTGACGCTGTATAAACATATATAAGTTCATACCACTGCTGAATGTTCATACCTCTGCTGAATAGCAAATACATAGCCTGACAATGCTTACAGTACATATTCGGCAACATTTGTAAAATACaataacatttcaaaatgtattgtattaaaaaaaaaaaaacttacagtgTTGACAAACTCTTTGCCCTGGTCTGTGAGGATGCGTTTGGGCACTTCAAATTGGTAAACAAATTTTAGTATGCACTCTGTCACTTCCTTTGCGGTCTTTGACTTTAAGGCATAAGCTTGTGTCCATCTTGTGCAATAATCAATCATCACACATGTATACTGATTCTTTTCTTCTGTCATGACCAGCTTCCCAATTAGGTCCATGCCAACAAGTTCAAATGGAACCTTTGTCTGTTAAAGTAAAATCAAAGTTAATTAGAAATTAAGCTAAATTGGAAACTATAAATGCTTTCATAAATTAAAGTCAGTAGTACATATGACAGACACAACACAATCTAGAAAATCTAAATTCACACCACATCAAGAACAAATGTACttgtatatttcttttttaaattccacCTATATCTCTCTTTTTCATTCCTCTTTCCATCAAATTTTTCACAGTCTTTTATGGGGAAATTTTCCAAACTGCTCCTATCCATTCAATCTATCTATTGTTAGAATGATAGGCCAGCTTTTTCATCCATGCAAGCTAAATATCTAAGTAGGCCTAATAATAAAATCTTTGTCTTCTATGCAAcctgtggtttttttttagGTGGCATCTTTCTTGAAACAGTGGAGTGAACATGGAGCCACACTTGACTTTGACCAGCCTAACAATACATTGAAGACCTCCGTTGCCCCAAATGTATGAGGCTATTATTCtaattataatgaaatgaaaattaataACAATTATATGTATTTCGTTGTTTTATTATTCTGCAAGTTTTGCAGAATAATGGTATGAGAAATGGTATGACAATAACGGTATGAGAAatttctactgtttgttattatttttataaatttatgTCTGCTAATAAGGGTATTACTTGCATTCCATGATAATGAGCATTCAAAGggcattatttttaaaactctACAGTAAAATGTCATCAAACTCTGTATATAATAAGTATGATAATTACTCTATCTGATGGCGTTAAGGTTTATGACAGATCACACATTGATTTCCAATGGGTCTTAATGGGAAACAATGCATATTTCACAGGGCATTATTTATAAAACTCTACAGTAAAATACCTTTAAACGCATGATATAGTACGTGTAATAATTGCTCTTTTAGGTGGTGTTAGTGTTTTGAACGGACGTTTTGATGTTTACCAGGTAAATTGCTGTGAATATGGCAGATCACACATAATGCCTATTTAAGGTGGAACGGATTTTGCAAATAAGGAACTGCTATTGCGAATAAGGAGCCAACTTCTTCCTCGTAATAATCGGCATACCTAACAACTGTCGCCTTAAACCTTTGTGAAATATTTCGCGAACATCTCGActaatttgtgtaacagtctttataattgtacagatgaattctgggtagatctGGGCAAGCATCAGGCTCGTGGAaagagcggtatcggagcgaaactggagcgagacagagcgaccgctccagccatgataaaaaaaaacactccgcgctctgaccgaattccgcccgctccgcccctcgctcacgctccgctcacatgctctgctctaAATTAATGCATAGGATTTTAAGCTgtactatataaatgcaatgtGAGGACAGACATATGAAAGACATATGAAAGTGATCAGTTGTCAATTGTTGACACACGTCTGCATATAGTGCAAAACAATAttataaacattataaacaGTCATATATATAGGTCCAAAACTTACCTTGATTGGTGTGTATTGCGTTTCAGTTTTTAGTGTGCCTTTGTTTTTCTGGCAAACTGTACACTGTGACACCTGTGACAACAtacagaatttttttcaatgtgGAAACACGTCTTTACGAACTTCAAATAGCTGTAtaagaaaaacataaataataacatacccATCGTTCAATGTCTCTGGACATTCCAGGCCAGTAAAAACGCTGGGATATGGCATCCCTAGTTTTTAATTGCCCACAGTGTGCTCCAATGCCACTGCTGTGGAACTGTATGAAAAGTTCATCAGCCTCTTCTGCGCCACGAACAACTTTGGCCCTGACTTCTTCGTCAGAGCCCTTGTTTCTGGTGTAGTACAAGTCTCCATCTAAAATACATTCGGAATTATACGTATATTAATAAACATATGAAGACTGCTGTATTTACTGTTGTACTATTTACATTTACTTCACATGTattaaggccacttaaaattaataaattgttttacatggccgaaCGCCTCAATTTTTTTGGTGACGGCtcgatttttttaatattttatatttttcaaaaaatcggttttttttacctcaaaaactgtgggtgaaaaatcttttatgtcagcctcggatttttcaatttgacgcttctcggacaatggtttttatcgtttgtcagattgtgtgtgggcccacggtattaaaaagaacttttctagttttagtatatctctgttgccgttcgtcttttcgctaaaaatataaaatagaaaatagaaaatcccctactcaccaatattttagaagtttgagtcatgtaaaacaatttattaattttaagtggcctaatgtCTGGAAGTCATGTTTATTAGATGTTTCTTGCAAAAAATAACTTACCGATTATGGAGAAATTAGAAGATCTTCTTCGTAAGCTGTATCTCTGATGCTTGCTGAAATTTTTCGGATATTCTCCTTTAATTAATAAGTCAAATATTTCTTTGACTAATTGGGGATCCATGATTTCGAAACAGCGATAGGCCTACGGTATTACGTCATACGTCGTCATACGTCATTCGCGTTACGTCGAACTCGactttttttgcaaaaaatacagaaaaatacaaatCGTCTTCTTTCGGTTTCAACCTTACGTCAGCCAGGGAATGCTAAAATATGTAaactaatatattttaatgtttgcaATCAAATAAAAGCttataaatgtaaaagtattgtctttttttaattggtGTTTCGAGCCAATAGGGGTTTTTCGTATCAAGTCGTTTGTCGAAGTTGTGCCTTCTGGAACCAATTACTGACGTAGGGTGAGGTATAACTGTATTTCACCTTGACGTGATTAGCATACAACTGTCGCGTAAACAGTAAAATTGACCCTGTTATTTTACCTGACTCTAACTCTGATTGTGACATCTAGGTAAAGCAACGCAGAACCTGGAGCTGGAGTCTAAATACAACCAGGATTCAGATCCAGACAGTGCTCGTTGCGTAGACTTCTTTTCATTCACAAGGTCTTATTGATTCAGTGTATTTGTCTCCTGGTTTTGGATTTTTTCTTCTGGTTTTAATTTCTGGCAAATTCGTTGGATTGTGCTgtggattatatatatatatatatatatataaaataaatcatgcaaaaacatattggatcaagcaaatctttttcaggtgacgactttgagcatgaacatttcataatctgaataatttttaaggttgaaatcagcaggcagtccctggcatacgggtcaccatttgtgatggctgctatcatattatgtgaccctggcataaatcatgcaaaaacatattggatcaagcaaatctttttcaggtgacgactttgagcatgaacatttcataatctgaagactttttaaggttctaatcagcaggcagtccctggcatacaggtcaccatttgtgatggctgctatcatattatgtgaccctggcataaatcatgcaaaaacatattggatcaagcaaatctttttcaggtgacgactttgagcatgaacatttcataatctgaataatttttaaggttgaaatcagcaggcagtccctggcatacgggtcaccatttgtgatggctgctatcatattatgtgaccctggcataaatcatgcaaaaacatattggatcaagcaaatctttttcaggtgacgactttgagcatgaacatttcataatctgaataatttttaaggttgaaatcagcaggcagtccctggcatacgggtcaccatttgtgatggctgctatcatattatgtgaccctggcataaatcatgcaaaaacatattggatcaaccaaatctttttcaggtgacgactttgagcatgaacatttcataatcaggagactttttaaggttctaatcagcaggcagtccctggcatacaggtcaccatttgtgatggctgctatcatattatgtgaccctggcataaatcatgcaaaaacatattggatcaagcaaatctttttcaggtgacgactttgagcatgaacatttcataatctgaataatttttaaggttgaaatcagcaggcagtccctgg harbors:
- the LOC140587633 gene encoding uncharacterized protein isoform X2, producing MSQSELESGEYPKNFSKHQRYSLRRRSSNFSIIDGDLYYTRNKGSDEEVRAKVVRGAEEADELFIQFHSSGIGAHCGQLKTRDAISQRFYWPGMSRDIERWVSQCTVCQKNKGTLKTETQYTPIKTKVPFELVGMDLIGKLVMTEEKNQYTCVMIDYCTRWTQAYALKSKTAKEVTECILKFVYQFEVPKRILTDQGKEFVNTINTEVCQALGIKRSLCAPYHPQTNGLVERCNGTIQRALAKLVDDKPNTWDRYLDAVMFGLRTKKQLTTRFSPYFLMFGREARYPFEVPEQYQIDHSIEDKYLEEEVTFDIERQEKLLKIVQDNVERVQEKTRRHLRSKTFGQRLQVGDMVWRKNVRSQQRKGGKLEPEFLGPFTVTRIEGKSVDLVDGFGKATLRVNIDHLKLHTEEVPRIPSKLKEKAKARVPTSPSAKPPSPPTQTTSPAAEPPSPPTPTTSPAAKPPSPPTPTNSPAAKPASPPTPATSSAAKPASPPTPATSPAAKPASPPTPATSSAAESSSPPTPTTSAYPSSSLPTAVSTTPLLASATVSTSPPAVSLLSCVNEAWEGKNVHVLLSRIGPYKIFYWDITRTAPDQELESEVINAYLLRLVQHHNQRNEDNQALFIDSYEMTSIWQKKTSRLKCNPGNFNVILGAVHEPGHWILTAMFPKLLKSLVLDSLGHASSKLKTCLESTRAFMRKHGCQVSRWKAETMPHSLQPDGSSCGIFVLKYAEKILAEEPLIFSTTRSAVCKYRKKVAVKLLKQTDDLRELCHYCGEKISKVDSDDPQNEKHTDWIQCDACGRWYHLTCVGTTDTSKEYCCLAC
- the LOC140587633 gene encoding uncharacterized protein isoform X1, which codes for MDPQLVKEIFDLLIKGEYPKNFSKHQRYSLRRRSSNFSIIDGDLYYTRNKGSDEEVRAKVVRGAEEADELFIQFHSSGIGAHCGQLKTRDAISQRFYWPGMSRDIERWVSQCTVCQKNKGTLKTETQYTPIKTKVPFELVGMDLIGKLVMTEEKNQYTCVMIDYCTRWTQAYALKSKTAKEVTECILKFVYQFEVPKRILTDQGKEFVNTINTEVCQALGIKRSLCAPYHPQTNGLVERCNGTIQRALAKLVDDKPNTWDRYLDAVMFGLRTKKQLTTRFSPYFLMFGREARYPFEVPEQYQIDHSIEDKYLEEEVTFDIERQEKLLKIVQDNVERVQEKTRRHLRSKTFGQRLQVGDMVWRKNVRSQQRKGGKLEPEFLGPFTVTRIEGKSVDLVDGFGKATLRVNIDHLKLHTEEVPRIPSKLKEKAKARVPTSPSAKPPSPPTQTTSPAAEPPSPPTPTTSPAAKPPSPPTPTNSPAAKPASPPTPATSSAAKPASPPTPATSPAAKPASPPTPATSSAAESSSPPTPTTSAYPSSSLPTAVSTTPLLASATVSTSPPAVSLLSCVNEAWEGKNVHVLLSRIGPYKIFYWDITRTAPDQELESEVINAYLLRLVQHHNQRNEDNQALFIDSYEMTSIWQKKTSRLKCNPGNFNVILGAVHEPGHWILTAMFPKLLKSLVLDSLGHASSKLKTCLESTRAFMRKHGCQVSRWKAETMPHSLQPDGSSCGIFVLKYAEKILAEEPLIFSTTRSAVCKYRKKVAVKLLKQTDDLRELCHYCGEKISKVDSDDPQNEKHTDWIQCDACGRWYHLTCVGTTDTSKEYCCLAC
- the LOC140587633 gene encoding uncharacterized protein isoform X3, with the protein product MDPQLVKEIFDLLIKGEYPKNFSKHQRYSLRRRSSNFSIIDGDLYYTRNKGSDEEVRAKVVRGAEEADELFIQFHSSGIGAHCGQLKTRDAISQRFYWPGMSRDIERWVSQCTVCQKNKGTLKTETQYTPIKTKVPFELVGMDLIGKLVMTEEKNQYTCVMIDYCTRWTQAYALKSKTAKEVTECILKFVYQFEVPKRILTDQGKEFVNTINTEVCQALGIKRSLCAPYHPQTNGLVERCNGTIQRALAKLVDDKPNTWDRYLDAVMFGLRTKKQLTTRFSPYFLMFGREARYPFEVPEQYQIDHSIEDKYLEEEVTFDIERQEKLLKIVQDNVERVQEKTRRHLRSKTFGQRLQVGDMVWRKNVRSQQRKGGKLEPEFLGPFTVTRIEGKSVDLVDGFGKATLRVNIDHLKLHTEEVPRIPSKLKEKAKARVPTSPSAKPPSPPTQTTSPAAEPPSPPTPTTSPAAKPPSPPTPTNSPAAKPASPPTPATSSAAKPASPPTPATSPAAKPASPPTPATSSAAESSSPPTPTTSAYPSSSLPTAVSTTPLLASATVSTSPPAVSLLSCVNEAWEGKNVHVLLSRIGPYKIFYWDITRTAPDQELESEVINAYLLRLVQHHNQRNEDNQALFIDSYEMTSIWQKKTSRLKCNPGNFNVILGAVHEPGHWILTAMFPKLLKSLVLDSLGHASSKLKTCLESTRAFMRKHGCQVSRWKAETMPHSLQPDGSSCGIFVLKYAEKILAEEPLIFSTTRSAVCKYRKKVAVKLLKQTDDLRELCHYCGEKISKVDSDDPQNEKHTDWYQ